A single Chaetodon trifascialis isolate fChaTrf1 chromosome 18, fChaTrf1.hap1, whole genome shotgun sequence DNA region contains:
- the LOC139346873 gene encoding protein POLR1D, with the protein MAEENELEKRAVEELLRETDRARVRAETMGPAGWLKCPLRSTNKRFLLNTLRSSGLQRRTAEPRDGHSTTRGRPRSDSPDISRDRSRTPPRDHRSNRGNTDHKHHHRDSCNNKDKKQDRDRERSHKHKDNRERRHGRDGQSRDKDRLHE; encoded by the exons ATGGCGGAGGAGAATGAGCTGGAAAA GCGCGCAGTGGAGGAGCTCCTCAGGGAGACCGACAGGGCTCGGGTGAGAGCGGAGACCATGGGCCCTGCAGGATG GTTGAAGTGTCCCCTGCGGAGCACCAACAAGCGCTTCCTCCTTAACACCCTGCGCTCCAGCGGCCTGCAGAGGCGCACCGCTGAGCCCAGAGACGGACATTCCACCACAAGAGGGCGCCCTAGGAGCGACTCCCCAGACATAAGCCGCGACCGCAGCAGAACACCCCCCAGAGACCACAGGAGCAACAGAGGCAACACAGACCATAAACACCATCACAGGGACAGCTGCAATAACAAAGATAAGAAGCAggatagagacagagagcggAGTCacaagcacaaagacaacagagagCGGAGACATGGGAGAGATGGccagagcagagacaaagacagacttcATGAGTAA